The Fragaria vesca subsp. vesca linkage group LG2, FraVesHawaii_1.0, whole genome shotgun sequence genome includes a window with the following:
- the LOC101313858 gene encoding ran guanine nucleotide release factor-like: MAQEKYSQHSLFGGAISSLFPDRFQDVSDDVREVPDHQEAFVDPARDESLIFELLDLKPEVGDNGSATWFLQDLATEQEAEGSVLIEQSGVVEVPGLSYGNIPAVVTTAVGQMAISKERQGRDAQNTVRVYVANLRLKGVSTDVLITAYEPIHINPLSESASTVGSSNAAPALHSGHVPMVEVFRLAISSFKVSDWNLFGSGP, translated from the exons ATGGCTCAGGAGAAGTACTCTCAGCACTCTTTGTTCGGCGGCGCCATTTCTAGCCTCTTTCCTGATCGATTTCAG GATGTGAGCGATGATGTCCGTGAGGTTCCTGATCACCAG GAGGCGTTTGTGGACCCGGCCCGCGACGAGAGCTTGATCTTTGAGCTGTTGGATTTGAAGCCTGAAGTTGGGGACAATGGAAGTGCTACCTGGTTTCTTCAGGACCTTGCTACTGAACAGGAGGCTGAGGGAAGTGTG TTGATTGAGCAGTCGGGAGTAGTGGAGGTCCCTGGACTAAGTTACGGAAATATACCTGCTGTTGTTACAACTGCAGTTGGCCAAATG GCCATCTCCAAGGAGCGACAAGGAAGGGATGCACAAAATACCGTGAGG GTCTATGTGGCAAATCTACGACTTAAGGGAGTTTCTACAGATGTGCTAATTACTGCATATGAACCCATTCATATCAA TCCTTTGAGCGAAAGTGCTAGCACAGTCGGCTCCAGTAATGCTGCTCCAGCATTACATTCTGGGCACGTGCCAATGGTTGAAGTCTTCAGACTTGCCATCTCAAGCTTCAAAGTCAGTGACTGGAATCTCTTTGGTTCTGGGCCATGA
- the LOC101314425 gene encoding uncharacterized protein LOC101314425 yields MGKSSLPPGFRFNPTDVELVQYYLKRKIMGKKLHVKVVAEVDIYKWAPWDLPDKSCWRSGDLKWYFFCPREKKYASGGRVNRATDCGYWKTTGKDRSVLYNSEVVGWIKTLIFHGGRAPRGERTNWVLHEYRLEDKNLAEKGVAQDSHVLCLIFQKDGIGPKSSKQYGAPFKEEDWTDDEVETDISHVNISETNLVHTNMLEPEPNLTHSYTPEPDIVQANMHDQVLVNTNITEPHLVYGNMPDPYVVYPNMPQSDFSYANMSEPYLALPSNHNSSITRTNSHESCVSDILPPSGNVLQSVCSNYETTDHVSPDEDILSMLNCFTEDGTFSMDHIDKNEKLETLIYSGDANPIAGVGKHDDTNKDLGGLSKDGYIFPNGAISGASSENEPYLELFDLDIEW; encoded by the exons ATGGGGAAATCATCTTTGCCTCCTGGGTTTCGGTTTAATCCTACTGATGTTGAGTTGGTACAATACTATTTGAAGAGGAAGATAATGGGAAAGAAACTCCATGTTAAGGTTGTTGCTGAGGTGGACATATACAAATGGGCTCCTTGGGATCTTCCAG ACAAATCTTGTTGGCGAAGTGGAGATTTGAAATGGTACTTCTTTTGTCCTAGAGAGAAGAAATATGCAAGCGGAGGTAGAGTGAATCGTGCAACTGACTGTGGTTACTGGAAGACCACGGGGAAGGATAGATCTGTTCTTTACAATAGTGAAGTTGTTGGGTGGATAAAAACATTAATTTTTCACGGTGGTCGAGCTCCACGAGGAGAGCGCACAAACTGGGTTTTACATGAGTATAGGCTTGAAGATAAGAACCTGGCTGAGAAGGGTGTCGCTCAG GATTCTCATGTGCTCTGTTTAATTTTCCAAAAGGATGGGATAGGACCAAAAAGTTCTAAACAATATGGTGCACCTTTCAAAGAAGAAGACTGGACTGATGATGAGGTTGAAACAGACATTTCACATGTAAACATTTCTGAGACCAACCTTGTTCATACAAACATGCTTGAGCCAGAGCCAAATCTTACTCATTCATATACCCCTGAGCCAGACATTGTTCAGGCAAACATGCATGATCAAGTGCTTGTTAATACAAACATCACTGAGCCCCATCTTGTTTATGGAAACATGCCCGACCCATACGTTGTTTATCCAAATATGCCTCAGTCAGACTTTTCTTATGCAAACATGTCTGAGCCATACCTTGCCCTTCCCAGCAACCATAATAGTTCTATTACTCGCACCAATTCCCATGAGTCATGTGTTTCTGATATCTTGCCACCTTCTGGCAATGTCCTCCAGTCTGTGTGTAGTAATTATGAAACAACAGATCATGTTTCACCTGATGAAGATATCTTGTCGATGCTTAATTGCTTTACAGAAGACGGAACTTTCTCCATGGATCACATTGACAAAAATGAG AAGCTGGAGACTCTCATTTATTCTGGAGATGCTAATCCTATAGCTGGTGTCGGAAAACATGATGATACTAATAAAGATCTGGGAGGATTGAGCAAAGATGGATATATTTTCCCCAATGGAGCTATTTCTGGAGCTTCAAGTGAGAATGAGCCATATCTGGAGCTATTTGATCTCGATATTGAATGGTGA
- the LOC101313567 gene encoding 60S ribosomal protein L3-like — protein MSHRKFEHPRHGSLGFLPRKRAARHRGKVKAFPKDDPSKPCKLTAFLGYKAGMTHIVRDVEKPGSKLHKKETCEAVTIIEAPPMVVVGVVGYVKTPRGLRSLNTVWAQHLSEEVKRRFYKNWCKSKKKAFAKYSKTYETDEGKKSIEAQFEKLIKYSTVIRVLAHTQIRKMKGLKQKKAHLMEIQVNGGTIAQKVEFAKSFFEKQIPIDAVFQKDEMIDIIGVTKGKGYEGVVTRWGVTRLPRKTHRGLRKVACIGAWHPARVSFTVARAGQNGYHHRTEMNKKIYKLGKAGQESHTAVTEFDRTEKDITPIGGFPHYGVVKDDYILIKGCCVGPKKRVVTLRQSLLKQTSRLALEDIKLKFIDTSSKFGHGRFQTTQEKQKYYGRLKA, from the exons ATGTCTCACAGGAAGTTCGAGCACCCCAGGCATGGATCCCTTGGATTTCTTCCAAGGAAGCGAGCTGCTCGTCACAGAGGAAAAG TGAAGGCTTTCCCCAAGGATGACCCATCCAAGCCCTGCAAGCTGACTGCTTTCCTTGGTTACAAGGCTGGGATGACTCACATTGTCAGGGATGTTGAGAAGCCTGGATCAA AGCTGCACAAGAAGGAGACATGTGAGGCTGTCACTATCATTGAGGCTCCTCCAATGGTTGTTGTTGGTGTTGTGGGTTATGTGAAAACCCCACGTGGCCTTCGTTCTTTGAACACAGTGTGGGCTCAGCATCTCAGTGAGGAGGTTAAGAGGAGGTTTTACAAGAACTGGTGCAAGTCCAAGAAGAAAGCTTTTGCAAAGTACTCCAAGACCTATGAAACTGATGAAGGAAAGAAGAGTATTGAAGCACAGTTTGAGAAACTGATTAAATATTCTACTGTTATTCGAGTTTTGGCTCACACCCAG ATTCGAAAGATGAAGGGTCTGAAGCAGAAGAAAGCACATCTCATGGAGATCCAGGTGAACGGAGGCACAATTGCTCAAAAGGTTGAATTTGCCAAAAGCTTCTTTGAGAAGCAAATCCCTATTGATGCTGTCTTCCAGAAAGATGAGATGATTGACATTATTGGTGTGACAAAGGGTAAAGGTTATGAGGGTGTTGTTACTCGTTGGGGTGTCACCAGGCTTCCACGTAAGACCCATAGGGGTCTGCGTAAGGTTGCTTGTATTGGTGCATGGCATCCTGCTAGAGTTTCATTCACAGTTGCCAGGGCTGGTCAGAATGGATACCATCACCGTACTGAAATGAACAAGAAAATTTACAAGCTTGGAAAGGCTGGACAGGAATCACACACTGCTGTGACTGAGTTTGACAG GACTGAGAAAGACATCACCCCAATTGGTGGCTTCCCTCATTACGGTGTTGTGAAAGATGACTACATTCTGATCAAGGGATGCTGTGTTGGACCCAAGAAGAGGGTGGTTACTCTCCGCCAGTCTCTGCTCAAGCAGACCTCTCGCCTTGCTCTTGAGGACATCAAACTCAAGTTCATCGATACCTCCTCAAAGTTTGGGCATGGGCGCTTCCAGACCACACAGGAGAAACAGAAGTACTATGGACGGCTCAAGGCATAG
- the LOC101313269 gene encoding polypyrimidine tract-binding protein homolog 3-like → MTEPSKVIHVRNVGHEISENDLLQLFQPFGVITKLVMLRAKNQALIQMQDTAAAVSALQFYANVQPAVRGRNVYVQFSSHQELTTMYQNAQGRGDEPNRILLVTVHHMLYPITVEVLHQVFFPHGFVEKIVTFQKSAGFQALIQYQSRQSAVAARTALQGRNIYDGCCQLDIQFSNLDELQVNYNNERSRDFTNPNLPSEQKGRSPQPGYGDAGGGMYGVQATGARTVGFPQMANAAAIAAAFGGGLPPGISGTNDRCTVLVSNLNPDRIDEDMLFNLFSIYGNIVRIKLLRNKPDHALVQMGDGFQAELAVHFLKGAILFGKRLEVNFSKHPNITQGADTHEYMNSNLNRFNRNAAKNYRYCCSPTKMIHLSSLPQEVAEDEIVTHLEEIGTIVNTKLFEMNGKKQALVLFETEEQATEALVCKHATSLGGSIIRISFSQLQAI, encoded by the exons ATGACAGAACCTTCCAAAGTCATTCACGTTCGGAATGTGGGGCATGAAATTTCTGAG AATGATTTGCTTCAGCTATTTCAGCCCTTCGGAGTCATAACTAAGCTTGTGATGCTACGCGCAAAAAAC CAGGCTCTTATTCAAATGCAAGACACTGCTGCTGCAGTAAGTGCATTGCAATTCTATGCTAATGTTCAACCTGCTGTAAG GGGAAGGAATGTTTATGTCCAGTTCTCATCTCATCAAGAACTAACAACAATGTATCAAAATGCTCAAGGACGAGGAGATGAG CCAAACCGAATTCTCTTAGTTACGGTCCACCACATGCTATATCCTATAACAGTGGAAGTGCTGCATCAAGTTTTTTTCCCTCATGGATTTGTAGAGAAGATTGTCACTTTCCAGAAGTCAGCTG GTTTTCAGGCCCTCATCCAGTATCAGTCCCGCCAAAGTGCTGTTGCAGCTAGAACTGCACTACAG GGACGCAATATTTATGATGGTTGTTGTCAGCTGGACATCCAGTTCTCAAA CCTTGACGAGTTGCAAGTGAACTACAATAATGAGCGTTCAAG GGATTTCACAAATCCAAATTTGCCTTCGGAACAGAAAGGAAGATCCCCACAA CCTGGATATGGTGATGCGGGCGGCGGCATGTATGGCGTTCAAGCTACTGGAGCGAGGACAG TTGGATTCCCACAG ATGGCTAACGCAGCTGCAATTGCTGCCGCCTTTGGTGGAGGTCTGCCTCCTGGAATAAGTGGGACAAATGACAGGTGTACGGTCCTCGTGTCAAATTTGAATCCCGAT AGGATAGATGAAGATATGCTTTTTAACCTGTTCTCCATCTATGGAAACATTGTGAGAATTAAGCTTCTCCGGAACAAACCAGATCATGCACTTGTCCAGATGGGTGATGGCTTCCAGGCTGAACTGGCAGTACACTTTTTAAAG GGTGCAATCCTTTTTGGGAAGCGATTGGAGGTCAACTTCTCAAAGCATCCGAACATCACTCAGGGTGCCGACACTCATGAATACATGAATTCAAATCTCAACCGCTTCAACCGTAATGCTGCAAAGAACTACCGCTATTGCTGCTCACCTACAAAGATGATTCACTTGTCATCTCTTCCACAGGAAGTTGCTGAAGATGAGATTGTGACCCACCTAGAGGAAATTGGTACCATTGTCAACACAAAGCTCTTTGAGATGAATGGGAAGAAGCAGGCCTTGGTTCTGTTTGAAACTGAGGAGCAGGCCACCGAAGCCCTGGTGTGCAAGCATGCTACCTCGCTTGGTGGGTCAATAATCAGGATCTCCTTTTCACAGTTACAAGCAATATAA
- the LOC101309219 gene encoding uncharacterized protein LOC101309219 gives MDRYQRIEKPREETPINENEIRITTQGRIRNYITYATTLLQEKGSNEISLKAMGRAINKTVMITELIKRRVGGLHQNTYIGSTNITDTWEPLEEGLKTLETTRHVSVITVTLSKKELDTSSTGYQGPIPADQVKQWTEYDYEGQGPPSMRGSRRGRGRGRGRGSYSNGVMEYNADGGLDGGQGYGVFDGGHGYGGFEGGRGYAGRGQSRGRVRGYRGRGRGYGSGSMQPESGYTVYNDYGGGAPSAQIRGRERGRGRARGGGRGGGGRLDGPIQSVVYSG, from the exons ATGGATCGGTATCAGAGGATAGAGAAGCCTCGGGAGGAAACGCCGATCAACGAGAATGAGATTCGCATCACCACTCAGGGCAGAATCAGGAACTACATTACCTACGCCACCACTCTCCTCCAG GAGAAAGGGTCCAATGAAATCTCTCTCAAAGCAATGGGCAGAGCTATCAACAAGACTGTCATGATCACTGAACTTATTAAG AGGAGGGTTGGTGGTCTTCATCAAAACACCTACATTGGCTCTACTAATATAACTGACACATGGGAGCCCCTGGAAGAAGGCTTGAAGAC CCTGGAAACTACTCGCCATGTTTCAGTGATTACAGTTACTTTGTCCAAGAAGGAATTGGACACGTCCTCTACAGG GTATCAAGGACCTATCCCAGCTGATCAAGTGAAGCAATGGACTGAATATGATTATGAAGGAC AAGGACCTCCTAGTATGCGAGGAAGCAGACGTGGTCGAGGAAGGGGTAGAGGAAGAG GGAGTTATAGTAATGGAGTGATGGAATACAATGCTGATGGTGGTTTGGATGGTGGCCAGGGCTATGGTGTGTTTGATGGTGGTCATGGTTATGGTGGGTTTGAAGGTGGGCGTGGCTATGCTGGCAGGGGTCAGAGTCGTGGAAGAGTCCGTGGTTATCGTGGGCGTGGGCGAGGATATGGCAGTGGAAGTATGCAACCAGAATCTGGTTATACTGTCTATAATGATTATGGAGGTGGAGCACCTTCTGCTCAAATTCGTG GTAGAGAGCGCGGACGAGGCAGGGCAAGAGGCGGGGGTCGTGGTGGAGGTGGTAGATTAGATGGACCTATCCAGAGTGTTGTGTACTCAGGATGA
- the LOC101314144 gene encoding NAC domain-containing protein 78-like has translation MGKAAFPPGFRFSPTDVELVKYYLKRKVMGKRVRVQVIADVDIYKYAPWDLPDKSCWRYGDLKWYFFCPREMKYATGARVNRATGAGFWKMSGKDRSVNYNGQVVGWIKTLVFHIGRPPRGERTDWVLHEYRLEDKDLADMGMPQESYVLCVIFQKEGAGPKLSAQYGAPFKEEDWTDDEVEICLDTVPHANRPELDLVLPRGYNSPGPYSTDSPEGMCIGPSSESCISDAVPHSCNVLHSVSSNSATTEKLCVSANGDILSMLDCFAEESIFPINGNDKNKELDNLIRSGNTSTTQKLDILNSRNVDATEELDNILHSGNANATADFHRSDIYRDLADLGNLGRVEVGFNLSNEHDSLYTMDEIFELGDLDRPLNSDTSMYNLPSLHTELEEMPL, from the exons ATGGGGAAAGCAGCATTTCCGCCTGGTTTTCGGTTTTCTCCGACTGATGTTGAGCTTGTCAAATACTATCTGAAGAGAAAAGTAATGGGGAAAAGAGTTCGTGTTCAAGTCATTGCCGACGTTGACATTTACAAGTATGCTCCTTGGGATCTTCCAG ACAAATCTTGTTGGCGATATGGAGATCTGAAATGGTACTTCTTCTGTCCTAGAGAAATGAAATATGCAACTGGGGCTAGAGTCAATCGTGCCACTGGAGCTGGGTTCTGGAAAATGTCAGGAAAGGACAGATCTGTTAATTACAATGGTCAAGTGGTCGGTTGGATCAAGACTTTAGTTTTTCATATAGGTCGACCTCCACGAGGAGAACGGACAGACTGGGTTCTGCATGAGTACAGGCTTGAAGATAAGGACCTTGCTGATATGGGCATGCCTCAG GAATCATATGTTTTATGTGTAATTTTCCAAAAGGAAGGAGCAGGGCCAAAACTTAGTGCACAATATGGTGCACCCTTTAAAGAGGAAGATTGGACTGATGATGAGGTTGAAATCTGTTTGGACACAGTCCCGCATGCAAATAGGCCTGAGCTAGACCTTGTTCTGCCTAGGGGATATAATAGTCCTGGTCCTTATAGCACAGATTCCCCTGAGGGTATGTGCATAGGCCCTTCATCGGAATCCTGCATATCAGATGCTGTACCACATTCTTGCAATGTTCTCCACTCAGTTTCCAGTAATTCTGCTACAACAGAGAAGCTCTGTGTTTCGGCCAATGGTGATATTCTGTCCATGTTAGATTGCTTCGCAGAAGAAAGCATTTTCCCTATCAATGGCAATGACAAAAATAAG GAGCTTGATAACCTTATTCGTTCTGGAAATACAAGTACTACACAGAAGCTTGATATTCTGAATTCTAGAAATGTAGATGCTACTGAAGAACTTGATAATATTCTTCATTCTGGAAATGCGAACGCTACAGCTGATTTTCATAGAAGTGATATTTACAGAGATTTAGCAGACTTGGGGAACTTGGGTAGAGTTGAAGTTGGATTTAATTTATCCAATGAGCATGATTCTCTGTATACAATGGATGAGATTTTCGAGCTAGGTGATCTCGACAGACCGTTGAACAGCGATACTTCGATGTATAATTTACCGTCTCTTCACACAGAGCTGGAAGAGATGCCACTTTAA
- the LOC101314714 gene encoding 60S ribosomal protein L6, mitochondrial-like: MEAQFFKFLKIVGVGYKARAEAQGRLLYLKLGYSHEVELTVPPAVRVFCFKNNVVCCTGIDKGRVHQFAAAVRGCKPPEVYKGKGIMYIDEVIKKKQGKKSK, encoded by the coding sequence ATGGAAGCCCAATTTTTCAAGTTTCTTAAGATAGTGGGTGTGGGCTACAAAGCCAGGGCTGAAGCTCAAGGACGGTTGCTGTATCTGAAATTGGGTTACAGTCATGAAGTTGAGTTGACTGTGCCGCCTGCTGTTCGGGTCTTCTGCTTCAAGAACAATGTGGTTTGCTGCACCGGGATTGATAAGGGGAGGGTGCACCAGTTTGCGGCCGCTGTTCGGGGTTGTAAGCCGCCTGAGGTGTACAAAGGCAAGGGGATAATGTACATCGATGAGGTTATAAAGAAGAAGCAAGGGAAGAAGTCTAAGTGA